One genomic region from Mycobacterium basiliense encodes:
- a CDS encoding PPE family protein, with protein MFAGAGSAPMLAAAAAWDGLADELGIAADSFAAVASGLVDQAWHGPASEAMAAAAAPYVGWLDAACVHAARAAAQAQAVTGAFEAARAATVQPVLVELNRNSLVQLAMSNWFGFNAPAIFHLESVYERMWAQDVAAMLGYHAEASAAAAQLSPAASVQELFANLGLGNTGTGNVGNGNTGFSNLGNGNIGNRNVGGGTIGNDNIGSGNTGRANIGSGNAGTGNVGFGNRGSTNEPSNHNVGLGNNGNDNIGIGNSGNGNTGGGNSGNFNTGGGNSGNNNFGFGNTGNNNVGFGLTGDNQVGINLAGLMNSGSNNIGIGNSGSNNIGFFNSGTGNIGIFNTGSDSGLLPGYYNNFGFGNSGAGNFGLGNSGVLNTGIGNSSVLNTGFGNTGYYNTGAGNAGVGNTGWWNAGDYNTGNGNSGATNTGLWNSGSVNTAIGSTIDTGLTGSGFYNTGTTVSGIGNTGDEMSGVFNTARGSNSLNHAISGISNLATGAGVNGRMSGFFNTAVTGPILGEPTGQYSGYNSGLLNIGTGIAGLFNLGRL; from the coding sequence ATGTTCGCCGGCGCAGGTTCCGCGCCGATGTTGGCGGCCGCGGCGGCTTGGGACGGGCTGGCGGACGAATTGGGGATCGCGGCGGATTCCTTTGCAGCGGTGGCCTCGGGGCTGGTTGATCAGGCCTGGCACGGGCCGGCGTCGGAAGCGATGGCGGCGGCGGCCGCGCCATACGTGGGGTGGTTGGACGCGGCGTGCGTGCACGCCGCCCGAGCAGCGGCGCAGGCCCAGGCGGTGACCGGAGCGTTCGAGGCCGCGCGGGCGGCCACGGTGCAGCCGGTGTTGGTTGAGCTCAACCGCAATTCTTTGGTGCAGCTGGCGATGTCGAATTGGTTCGGGTTCAACGCGCCGGCGATTTTCCACCTGGAAAGCGTGTACGAGCGAATGTGGGCGCAAGATGTAGCCGCGATGTTGGGCTATCACGCCGAGGCGTCCGCGGCCGCCGCGCAGCTCTCGCCCGCGGCAAGTGTGCAGGAGTTGTTCGCGAACCTGGGCCTGGGCAACACGGGCACCGGCAACGTGGGCAACGGCAACACCGGCTTCAGCAACCTCGGCAACGGAAATATCGGCAACCGAAACGTCGGCGGCGGCACTATCGGCAACGACAACATCGGCAGTGGAAACACCGGCAGAGCAAACATCGGCTCGGGTAACGCGGGCACCGGCAATGTCGGCTTCGGCAACCGCGGGAGCACCAATGAACCGAGCAACCACAACGTGGGGTTGGGCAACAACGGCAACGACAACATCGGTATCGGAAACTCCGGCAACGGAAACACAGGTGGCGGCAACAGCGGCAATTTCAACACCGGCGGCGGAAACAGCGGCAACAACAACTTCGGCTTCGGCAACACCGGCAACAACAACGTCGGGTTCGGGCTCACCGGTGACAACCAGGTAGGCATCAACCTGGCCGGGCTGATGAACTCGGGCAGCAACAACATCGGTATCGGAAACTCCGGCAGCAACAACATCGGCTTCTTCAACTCGGGCACCGGGAACATCGGCATCTTCAACACGGGCAGCGACTCGGGACTGCTGCCCGGCTACTACAACAACTTTGGTTTCGGCAACTCGGGCGCCGGCAACTTCGGCCTAGGAAATTCGGGCGTCCTCAACACCGGTATCGGGAACTCGAGCGTATTAAACACCGGCTTCGGCAACACCGGCTACTACAACACCGGCGCTGGGAACGCCGGAGTCGGTAACACCGGCTGGTGGAACGCTGGCGACTACAACACGGGCAACGGGAATTCGGGCGCCACGAACACCGGCTTGTGGAATTCGGGCAGCGTGAACACCGCCATCGGATCCACCATCGACACCGGCCTCACCGGCTCGGGCTTCTACAACACGGGCACGACCGTGTCGGGCATTGGAAACACCGGCGATGAAATGTCGGGCGTGTTCAACACGGCGAGGGGCAGCAACAGTTTGAACCACGCCATCTCGGGCATCTCCAACCTAGCCACCGGCGCCGGTGTTAACGGCCGAATGTCGGGGTTCTTCAATACCGCCGTCACGGGACCTATCCTGGGGGAGCCCACCGGCCAATACAGCGGCTACAACTCAGGCTTGCTCAACATAGGCACCGGGATAGCGGGTCTTTTCAACCTGGGCCGCCTATAG
- a CDS encoding PE family protein, with translation MSYVIAAPEMIDTAATDLTGIESTLSAANAAASGWTTEVLAAGADQVSAAISALFSNYGQVYQALSAQAATFHDRFVRAWPRAPGVMPVRRPLPPRPCRTRSMPSTLELATGPSPRLLAAGRNAKEVSHGEFSDVATGDQFFADVRRRRFRADVGGRGGLGRAGGRIGDRGGFLCSGGLGAG, from the coding sequence ATGTCGTATGTGATCGCGGCGCCGGAGATGATAGATACGGCAGCAACGGATTTAACGGGTATCGAATCGACGCTCAGCGCAGCTAACGCGGCCGCATCCGGGTGGACAACGGAGGTACTGGCGGCGGGCGCCGATCAGGTGTCGGCGGCCATCTCCGCGCTGTTTTCCAATTACGGCCAGGTGTATCAGGCGCTGAGCGCGCAGGCGGCGACGTTTCACGACCGGTTTGTGCGGGCTTGGCCGCGGGCGCCGGGTGTTATGCCAGTGCGGAGGCCGCTGCCGCCACGCCCCTGCAGGACCCGCTCGATGCCATCCACGCTCGAGCTCGCCACCGGGCCCTCGCCGCGCTTGCTAGCGGCCGGGCGAAACGCGAAGGAGGTCAGCCATGGTGAGTTTTCCGATGTTGCCACCGGAGATCAATTCTTTGCTGATGTTCGCCGGCGCAGGTTCCGCGCCGATGTTGGCGGCCGCGGCGGCTTGGGACGGGCTGGCGGACGAATTGGGGATCGCGGCGGATTCCTTTGCAGCGGTGGCCTCGGGGCTGGTTGA
- a CDS encoding SixA phosphatase family protein, which translates to MNEQHLTLVLMRHAKSAYPDDVADHERPLAPRGIREAGLAGDWLRANVPTIDSVLCSTATRTRETLTRTGIAAPVRYTQRLYGAGPGTVIEEINRVADDVNTLLVVGHEPTTSSVALILAGANGTEATAVQRISEKFPTSGVAVLRVPGRWADLEPGGAALVAFHVPR; encoded by the coding sequence ATGAATGAGCAGCACCTCACCCTTGTGCTGATGCGGCACGCGAAATCGGCATACCCCGACGACGTGGCCGATCACGAGCGGCCGCTGGCACCACGAGGGATCCGGGAGGCCGGGCTGGCCGGTGACTGGCTACGCGCCAACGTGCCCACAATCGACAGCGTGCTGTGTTCGACCGCGACGCGTACTCGGGAGACCTTGACGCGCACCGGCATAGCCGCGCCAGTGCGCTATACCCAGCGACTTTACGGCGCCGGTCCCGGCACCGTGATCGAAGAGATCAACCGGGTGGCCGACGACGTCAATACCCTCCTAGTCGTCGGGCATGAACCGACGACGTCGTCCGTGGCCCTCATCCTGGCCGGTGCCAACGGCACCGAAGCTACAGCCGTGCAACGCATTTCAGAGAAGTTCCCGACATCAGGGGTCGCAGTGCTGCGCGTCCCTGGCCGCTGGGCAGACCTTGAACCCGGCGGAGCGGCGCTAGTTGCCTTCCATGTGCCGCGGTAG